Genomic DNA from Methanofastidiosum sp.:
CCTTCTTTTCTAAATTTCTCTTCAAGCGATTTCATCATCTTTTCATGCGTTTTCTTATGCTGACTAAAACCAACATGGATATACTTTTTCCTCAACATATAAAGAAAAATTGGCCTAATCAAAAGTGGGATAAACTTAATCTTCTGCTCGTCAAATTCTCTAAATTGATTTATCCATCCTATTGGATTATAATCTTCAGGTTCTCCATGTGTAAAATAAATTATGGCAGTATGTCCTTTGCCTTTATCCCCTTTTTCCCTAGTAAGTTCAGGAACATGTCTATAATCCTTCATTGAAAGTATTTTAACAGTCATTATATAATAACCAAGCAAAATAGATAGGAAACACAATACTAGAAAAAAAAGCTCTAATCCACTTAGATTAAAATAAATAAGAAAGATGAAAATAATAAATTCAGAAAATAACAACAGAGCATATATCTTAATCTTACTCTGATGGACTGTCAAGAATTTAACTATAGTTACCCCAATCAAAAAGCCAACGATGAGCGTTATCAGAAATAAAATAGTATTAATCTAATCCCCTCTTAGACCATTATTTTCACTTTCAATTAAATAAGTTTTTATTAAGTTACTAAATCAGAAAGTCATTTAAATTAATTATATTTCTTTTTTTTAATGAAAGTAGATTTACATGTTCACACAACTGCATCAGATGGACTGCTCTCACCGACAGATATCATAGCCAAGGCTAAAAAAAATGGATTAAACACAATAGCTATTGCAGACCATGATACAATTGATGGTATACCTGAAGGTATGAAGGCTGCAAATGAAAGAGGGATAAGACTAATACCTGCCCTTGAAATCAGCGCAAAACACGAGAACCAGGTTCATATGCTTGGCTATTTCGTAGATTACACTGATCTAAAGTTTCAGGGCTTTATAAACAAACTGAAAAATTCAAGAGAAGAAAGAAATCAAAAGATGCTAAAGAAATTGGAAAATTTAGGCTTTGAAATCACGATGGAAGAGCTAAAAGCTAGTGCAGCTGGAAACATTGGCAGACCCCACATTGCAGACCTAATGGTGAAAAAGGGATATGTTTCTACTTTTGCTGAAGCCTTTGAAAAATACATTGGAAACGATAAATCTTGTTATGTTCCAAAAGAAAGGCCAGATATACGAAAGTCCATTGAATTAATTAAAAAATACAAAGGTGTTCCTGTACTGGCCCACCCAAAGTATACTTTTTTGGAAGATGAAGATCTTGAAAACTTCATAGCTTATCTATCTGATATCGGTCTTGGAGGGCTTGAAGTCTACTACTCAAAGCACACAAAAGAAGAAGAGTTAAAATACCTGAAACTTGCAGAAAAATACTCTCTCATCCCAACAGCAGGTTCTGACTACCATAGAGAAGGTGATCAATTCGGGATGGAACTAAAAAAAGAGTATTTAGAAAGATTATTTTCACTGAAGGCTCTCTAACGCTTCAATTATTTTTTCAACTAGGATATTAGGGTCATCTGAAGACAGAACATTATCATGGGATTTCCCCATTTTTCTTAAGACATCTAAGAAAAGATCAGATGCGCCAGCAGTCCCTAATAGCAATCCAACAATCTTTTTTTCATCATATGCTATTGTGAGCTCATTTAGGGTGCCAATCATTCCCTGGACTGAAATAACTGCATCACAACTTCTGACAAGGGTAACATTTCTTCCTTTGTACCCAGAACCAGTGAATACGAGAGAATCAAAAACATCAGAAGGATATTTATAATCTTCAACATGCTCTTTGAAATTTATTGCAGGGGACACTCCAACTGTTGTTCCGCCAGATTCTTTTGCCCCCATTGTAGCTTCATGTGGTAATCCAGGACATGCTCCAGAAAAAAGTACCAGATTATTTCTTGCAATTGCCCTTCCAAGCTCTCTTGCAGCAAGTCTTACCTCACTTCCTATGCTGCCGCTTGCAGAGCCGATAACTCCTATCTGGTATCTCCTAATATTAAGCCCTCCTTCAGATGGCCTTCTTAAAGTAGTTCACCTTGGGCTCGTAGAGGTCTCCTCTCGAAAGGAGTTGTCTTACAGAATTGTCAATGTCATCTGCTAGATAGTCATCCTTTAGTTCATATAATATGAGATCGAGGACCACGCCTTCTCCTTCATCGAGCTTTTCAATTGCATCTAACACTCTCGACTCAATTGCTGTATCAGAATCAAAGATACGATTCTCTTCGGCATACTCCACTAGATAATTAAGCTCTTCAATTGCGTCTATTAGATCAGGATTTATTCCCTCTTTTTTGGCACGGTCCATTGCCTTTCTCACATTTTTTTCTTCGTCATATATCTTCTGGGCTATTTTGAAGTATTTTTTCTGCCTGACTTTAGCAAGGACAGATTCAGCTCTGTGAAGTGTCATCATATTAGAAGAAACTAAAGACAGTGCTTCAAGATTAAGCTGCTTTTTGCCCTTCCACTCACTGAGCTTTGCCATAAACTGGATGAGATCCCCTTTCTTAATTGACATTAATAGTTTCGTATTCTCTCTAAATGCAAGGGCCACTATACTCTGTGTCCCATCGTCTAAGAATACAGACCCGTAAGTACCGTCCTCGGATAGCCTTGGTTCTGCCATTACAGTTGCAACACCTTTGAGTCTATAAACCTTTAATCCATCTTGAGTGATCACATAATTAGTTGCAAAATCGTCTTCAGGTTTTACGAAATAGCCTTTTTGTATCTCAGCCAGAGAAAGTCTTGAAGAAGGCATTCTTTTTTTCATAGGTAAACCTCCTTCTCAATTTGTTGAACTTTTCTAAAGAGGTCAATATTAAATTCTGAGAAATCCTGAATTATGTCGGAGTCAACAATTACCTGCCCCCCTTCCTTATACGGGCTTCCAATTACCCTTAGAATTTTCTCCATATCATAAAGTGTGTCAGAGGAAACGCTTATTGCCCCTGTTCCGTCGTCAATGATTAGCGTATAAGTAGAAGGGTCAATAGATACAACTACCCCTATAAAAGAAACTAATGTTTCGTCTCCTTTGATTTCACGTATGTCTTTTTCAATTGAGTAATTCTGTTTCATTGTATCTCCTTTCCTATGGCTGCCAATACC
This window encodes:
- a CDS encoding PHP domain-containing protein — translated: MKVDLHVHTTASDGLLSPTDIIAKAKKNGLNTIAIADHDTIDGIPEGMKAANERGIRLIPALEISAKHENQVHMLGYFVDYTDLKFQGFINKLKNSREERNQKMLKKLENLGFEITMEELKASAAGNIGRPHIADLMVKKGYVSTFAEAFEKYIGNDKSCYVPKERPDIRKSIELIKKYKGVPVLAHPKYTFLEDEDLENFIAYLSDIGLGGLEVYYSKHTKEEELKYLKLAEKYSLIPTAGSDYHREGDQFGMELKKEYLERLFSLKAL
- a CDS encoding replication protein RepA → MKKRMPSSRLSLAEIQKGYFVKPEDDFATNYVITQDGLKVYRLKGVATVMAEPRLSEDGTYGSVFLDDGTQSIVALAFRENTKLLMSIKKGDLIQFMAKLSEWKGKKQLNLEALSLVSSNMMTLHRAESVLAKVRQKKYFKIAQKIYDEEKNVRKAMDRAKKEGINPDLIDAIEELNYLVEYAEENRIFDSDTAIESRVLDAIEKLDEGEGVVLDLILYELKDDYLADDIDNSVRQLLSRGDLYEPKVNYFKKAI